ATCCAAAGTATAAAAAGTAGGAGGTATTTATGGATGTAAGTGCAAGAAACAAGTTGCCGGGACAAGTCAAAGAGGTAAAGTTGGGGCAGGTTATGGCAGAGATTACACTCAAGATAGGAGAAAATGAAGTAGTTGCCGTTGTTACCAGGACATCAGCTGAGAGGTTAGGCTTAAAAGTTGGCGATAAAGCTTATGCCTTGGTTAAGGCTACAGAAATTATGGTAGGCAAAGATTAATATTA
Above is a window of Deltaproteobacteria bacterium DNA encoding:
- a CDS encoding TOBE domain-containing protein encodes the protein MDVSARNKLPGQVKEVKLGQVMAEITLKIGENEVVAVVTRTSAERLGLKVGDKAYALVKATEIMVGKD